ACCCTTCGTTCGCCGACCTTGCCCTTCTATCGATTTCCGAAAAATTGCATCAAGCCAGATGCACAGAAAATCACAGCTGAAGGTTAAACTTTTGTATCGGATCagggccaaaaccaaacaccACCACCGACCGCTTTCTTTATTCTTTGTTCCTCACGAGGCGCAGACGAATTCAAGAATAAAGAACAGCCAGTCGCCACATATATGCTCATGcacgtatatatatgtagttaaAAAGCGACTGGCATACATTATTTCAtgtcatacatatatatgttcaAAAACATAATGGCACTGGGCCATTTATCTTTAGTTTTGCAGGCATGGAAAGTCCTTGTGAATCCGAAAGTTCGCTGGACGGCGGCACCATGCTGCCACCAAGTCCAGTTTCTCGGGAGCAGCTCCAGAAAAGGATCGAATCGCTTACCCAGCAAAACAAGTAAGTCACTGACAATCAGTCAATGTAATTTTACCAGAAATAATCTGACTACGCTTCTAGGGTGCTGAAAGCCGAGCTGGATACCTTCAAGACCAAGTGCAAAGTGGTGCAAGAGGAGAATCGCTGCCTCAAGCAAGCCTCAGTCATCATTGTTAGTATAACGTATATCTTATAACAATAGAAATTAAGTTTCAGAAATGTTTTCTTCTGGTCAAATTCAGTTTTGGCACCAGATAACATTCTTTTGCTTTGGttataataccaaaatataacTATGCATTTTGAGATCTGTTATATATTCGCCAGTTCAATATGACCCCGAACCTCCTAGTACAAttctaatttcatttaactttGTTTCCTTTTACAGCAAGCCAAAGCCGAGCAGGAGGAAGAGTACATCTCAAACACGCTACTAAAGAAGATACAGGCACTcaaaaaggagaaggagacTCTGGCGCACCACTACGAGCGCGAGGAGGAGTGTCTGACCAACGATCTCTCCCGGAAGCTCGACCAGCTGCGTCAGGAGAAATGCAAGCTGGAGCAGACActcgagcaggagcaggagtgcCTCGTCAACAAGCTCATGCGCAAGATTGAGAAGCTCCAGGCGGAGACGGACAACAAGCAGACAAACCTCGAGCAGCTGCGCCGCGAAATGGTCGAGTTGGAGAACACGCTTGAGCAGGAACAGGAGGCTCTTGTAAACAAGCTGTGGAAGCGCATGGACAAGCTGGAAACCGAAAAGCGTTCGCTGCAAATCAAGCTGGATCAGCCTGTTTCCGATCCGACCACGCCACGAGACATCACAAACAACGCCCATGCCAATGGTGGCGATACGGCCACCAGTTTGAGTGCCCATATCCAGATTCTGCGCTCCGAAGTGCTCCGTTATCGCTCCGACCTGGCGACCGCCCAGAAGGAGGCTACCATCAAAACACAGCAGTATGCGCAGGAAGAGAAGTCCATTCGCGAGGAAAATGCGCGTCTTCAACGCAAGCTAAAGCAGGAGGTGGAGCGCCGCGAAGCCCTATGCCGGCATCTCTCTGAATCGGAATCCTCGCTGGAGATGGACGAGGAACGTTTTTACAACGAGAACCTGATGGGCGGCGGTTCGTTTGCTGTAGCGACGGCAGCAGCCGCGGCCGCAGCTTCGGCGGTGAGCGCCCAGCGTCAACGCACCATCAGCAGTCCTGTCTCCCACAGTCCCTCGAGTAGCCGACCTCTAAGTCCGGGCACGGCGGTGCAAAACCGCTGCTATGCCTGCGGCCAGCTTGTGGTGAGtgcgaaaataaattgttgatTTCCagattttttaaattcaaaattcttCATTCAGAATCGTCGCGCCAGCGAGCGCTTCATCAAGCCAGCACTGCCAACGCCCATGCTGGGCCTAAACACTTCCGCACCCAACGTGCTGACCTCAACGAACCCACTGCTGGGTATTTTGGGAACCGGCAGCTCCTCTTCGTCTGCGTCCGTGTCAGCTGGGAATGCCGCTGGCGGCTTTCTTTCGAATCTAGGAGGCGAACGCCTAAGCCTTGGCTCGTCGAATTCGGCTGGGGGCAGTGCCACCTTCTTGGCCGGCGGTGGAAGTGGAGGTCTGCTGGCCCAGCTCACTGGCAACTCCAGCgcttcgtcgtcgtcgtccaaTTTGATGAACATCAGCCTGAACAACTCGTCCAGCGGCAATCTTgttaacagcagcagcaactcctcACTGTCGGCGTTCACGCCAACAAATCCGCCCAGCTCGGCGGCTACGGCCTttatccagccagccagtcccATGGACACGTCCACCTGCAAGGACTAGGAGGATGCAGTAGCTCTCCCACAGGGATACCGAAAAATCATGACTTATTTCACTTCACACACCACACGAAAACACACTATATTCATAAACACGCACGCATGCAAGCAACCAGTTTAACGACCCTAA
This genomic interval from Drosophila teissieri strain GT53w chromosome 3L, Prin_Dtei_1.1, whole genome shotgun sequence contains the following:
- the LOC122616181 gene encoding coiled-coil domain-containing protein 6; amino-acid sequence: MESPCESESSLDGGTMLPPSPVSREQLQKRIESLTQQNKVLKAELDTFKTKCKVVQEENRCLKQASVIIQAKAEQEEEYISNTLLKKIQALKKEKETLAHHYEREEECLTNDLSRKLDQLRQEKCKLEQTLEQEQECLVNKLMRKIEKLQAETDNKQTNLEQLRREMVELENTLEQEQEALVNKLWKRMDKLETEKRSLQIKLDQPVSDPTTPRDITNNAHANGGDTATSLSAHIQILRSEVLRYRSDLATAQKEATIKTQQYAQEEKSIREENARLQRKLKQEVERREALCRHLSESESSLEMDEERFYNENLMGGGSFAVATAAAAAAASAVSAQRQRTISSPVSHSPSSSRPLSPGTAVQNRCYACGQLVNRRASERFIKPALPTPMLGLNTSAPNVLTSTNPLLGILGTGSSSSSASVSAGNAAGGFLSNLGGERLSLGSSNSAGGSATFLAGGGSGGLLAQLTGNSSASSSSSNLMNISLNNSSSGNLVNSSSNSSLSAFTPTNPPSSAATAFIQPASPMDTSTCKD